The following are encoded in a window of Ignicoccus islandicus DSM 13165 genomic DNA:
- a CDS encoding 50S ribosomal protein L30, with product MSAYVIIRIKGQPDVPPDVEKTLENLRLHKRYHAVIYPKDLPGLEGMLRKAQAWITWGEINKETLAQLLEKRGRLPGNKRLTLDVLKEKFNVNSYEELAEKILSGEVLLHKQDVIKPVFRLHPPRGGFRGSTKKPYGAGGEAGYRGEKINELLLRML from the coding sequence ATGAGTGCCTACGTTATAATAAGAATTAAAGGTCAACCAGACGTCCCACCGGACGTCGAGAAGACCTTAGAAAACCTAAGGTTGCACAAAAGGTATCACGCCGTAATTTATCCAAAGGACTTACCGGGACTAGAAGGCATGTTAAGGAAAGCGCAAGCATGGATAACTTGGGGCGAAATAAACAAGGAAACGTTAGCGCAACTTTTGGAGAAGAGAGGTAGACTACCAGGAAATAAGAGACTTACCTTAGATGTACTAAAAGAGAAGTTCAATGTTAACAGTTACGAAGAACTAGCTGAAAAGATACTAAGTGGCGAAGTATTACTCCATAAACAAGACGTTATAAAACCAGTCTTCAGGCTCCATCCTCCTAGAGGAGGTTTCAGAGGTAGTACCAAGAAGCCCTACGGAGCTGGCGGCGAAGCCGGCTACAGAGGAGAGAAGATTAACGAGTTATTGTTAAGAATGCTCTAA
- a CDS encoding 30S ribosomal protein S5 — protein sequence MSVRVDQTESLETWVPKTRVGKMVKEGKITSIYEIFEKNLPILEPEIVDFLVPDLKHEVLDVSLVQKVTDAGRITRLRVLIVVGNENGLVGLGMGKARQMRFAIQKALTNAKLNIIPVRRGCGSWECTCGEPHSVPFTVHGKSGSVRITLKPAPRGTGLVAGDVARTVLKYAGLKDVWTHTEGETRTTHNFAKATLEALKQTYRFLAPWDWTQPQEG from the coding sequence ATGAGCGTCCGAGTGGACCAAACCGAAAGCTTGGAAACTTGGGTACCGAAGACCCGAGTAGGTAAAATGGTAAAGGAAGGGAAGATAACTAGCATCTACGAGATATTCGAGAAAAACCTACCAATACTGGAACCGGAGATAGTCGACTTCCTTGTCCCTGATCTCAAACATGAAGTATTGGACGTAAGCCTAGTACAGAAGGTAACGGATGCTGGAAGAATTACTAGGTTGAGAGTACTAATAGTAGTAGGCAATGAAAACGGTCTAGTTGGGCTTGGAATGGGCAAAGCGAGGCAAATGAGGTTTGCAATTCAGAAGGCCCTCACTAACGCGAAACTCAACATAATCCCCGTAAGGAGAGGCTGCGGAAGCTGGGAATGTACGTGTGGTGAACCGCACAGCGTACCCTTTACAGTACACGGAAAGAGTGGCAGCGTTAGAATCACCTTGAAACCAGCACCAAGAGGAACCGGATTGGTCGCAGGCGATGTAGCCAGAACAGTTCTAAAATACGCTGGTCTTAAGGACGTATGGACCCATACTGAAGGAGAGACGAGGACTACACACAACTTCGCCAAAGCCACGCTTGAGGCCTTAAAACAGACCTATAGGTTCTTGGCACCTTGGGACTGGACGCAGCCGCAAGAAGGGTGA
- a CDS encoding 50S ribosomal protein L18: MAHGPRYKVPRRRRREGKTDYRKRYKLVLSGHPIFVVRKSNKYVWVQIVKPQVQGDVVVAAAHSKELQKFGWKGSGNSLPAVYLTGMLAALRAKEKGIQYAAPNIGLHKPTKGARVFAAIKAANDVGLEVPMSEEVAPSEERIRGEHIASYAKMLKEQNPEEFQKRFSVLLKNGFDPENYPSHFEEVKSKILENYKQVAG; this comes from the coding sequence ATGGCCCATGGACCCAGATATAAGGTACCTAGGAGAAGAAGGAGAGAAGGAAAGACTGACTACAGGAAAAGGTACAAATTAGTCCTAAGCGGCCATCCAATATTCGTTGTAAGGAAGTCTAACAAGTACGTATGGGTTCAAATAGTGAAGCCTCAAGTCCAAGGCGACGTCGTAGTAGCGGCTGCCCATTCGAAGGAACTACAGAAGTTCGGATGGAAGGGCTCTGGTAACTCCCTTCCTGCGGTTTACTTAACTGGTATGCTTGCTGCACTCAGAGCAAAGGAGAAGGGCATTCAATACGCCGCACCCAATATAGGTCTACACAAACCAACTAAAGGGGCAAGGGTCTTCGCTGCCATCAAGGCTGCAAATGACGTAGGCTTAGAAGTCCCTATGTCGGAAGAGGTCGCACCGTCTGAAGAGAGGATAAGGGGTGAACACATAGCGAGCTACGCTAAGATGCTAAAGGAACAGAACCCCGAGGAGTTCCAAAAGAGGTTCTCAGTACTCTTAAAGAATGGATTCGACCCAGAGAACTATCCAAGTCACTTCGAAGAAGTGAAATCGAAGATCCTCGAAAACTATAAACAAGTAGCGGGTTAA
- a CDS encoding 50S ribosomal protein L19e, giving the protein MRADKVARLAASVAGVGESRIWIDPTRLDELNEVVSKADVRKLMEEGVIKVLPERGNSRSRWKVRHEQRKKGRRRGYGKRKGKATARTPKKEVWMNKIRKIRRFLKYLRDKGVIDRRTYRELYRKAKGGEFDSLRNLKLHLRERYGIEVK; this is encoded by the coding sequence ATGAGAGCGGATAAGGTGGCGAGGTTAGCAGCTAGCGTAGCTGGTGTAGGAGAAAGTAGAATATGGATCGATCCAACTAGGCTAGATGAACTGAACGAAGTGGTCTCTAAAGCCGACGTTAGGAAATTAATGGAAGAAGGCGTCATCAAGGTACTACCAGAGAGAGGAAATTCGAGGAGTAGATGGAAGGTTCGACACGAGCAAAGGAAGAAGGGTAGGAGAAGGGGTTATGGTAAGAGAAAGGGTAAGGCAACGGCTAGAACGCCCAAGAAGGAAGTATGGATGAACAAGATAAGGAAGATAAGGAGGTTCCTAAAGTACCTACGAGACAAGGGCGTAATAGACAGAAGGACCTACAGGGAACTATATAGAAAGGCAAAAGGTGGTGAATTCGACAGCTTGAGGAACTTGAAATTACATCTAAGAGAAAGATATGGCATTGAGGTGAAGTGA
- a CDS encoding 50S ribosomal protein L32e has translation MSSNDVLAKRKEVLRNLQKRRKKMKKAIKIRNDLPEFIRYHWWRYFRLERGYKWRKPKGNDNKSRLQLKGYPPIVKIGYRTPKDVRGLHPSGLEPIVIHNEKELEKVDASKHIVYIASSVGKRKREIIVKRAAELGIRIANA, from the coding sequence ATGAGCTCCAACGACGTATTAGCTAAACGCAAAGAAGTACTAAGAAACTTACAAAAGAGAAGGAAGAAAATGAAGAAAGCAATAAAGATCAGAAACGATCTTCCAGAATTCATAAGATATCACTGGTGGAGGTACTTCAGGCTCGAAAGAGGCTATAAATGGAGGAAGCCTAAGGGCAACGATAACAAGAGCAGGCTTCAGCTAAAGGGATACCCACCGATCGTAAAGATAGGATATAGAACGCCAAAAGATGTGAGAGGACTGCATCCCAGCGGTTTGGAGCCTATTGTAATACATAACGAAAAGGAGTTGGAAAAGGTAGATGCGAGCAAACACATAGTCTACATAGCGAGCAGTGTTGGAAAGAGGAAAAGGGAAATTATAGTTAAGAGGGCTGCAGAGCTCGGGATAAGGATAGCGAACGCTTAG
- a CDS encoding 50S ribosomal protein L6 produces MAKAVWVHHLVEIPDGVTVTVEGLKVKVSGPKGTLERDFSHAKGVNIKLVKTEEGKDAILVETFFANRKKKALVRTIAAHINNMIIGVTKGWRYKMKIIFSHFPISVNVKGDVVEIANFIGEKAPRIAKVLPGVKVQVKGRDLIVEGIDLEKVAQTAANIELATKIKDFDRRVFSDGIYIYEKEVIEK; encoded by the coding sequence ATGGCTAAAGCCGTGTGGGTCCATCACTTAGTAGAGATACCGGACGGCGTGACCGTAACGGTAGAGGGCTTGAAAGTGAAGGTAAGTGGACCTAAAGGAACGCTTGAAAGAGACTTCTCCCACGCTAAGGGCGTTAACATAAAACTAGTGAAGACTGAAGAGGGCAAGGATGCCATCTTAGTAGAGACATTCTTTGCCAATCGCAAAAAGAAGGCGTTAGTTAGAACGATTGCTGCTCATATAAACAACATGATAATCGGAGTTACCAAAGGCTGGAGGTATAAAATGAAAATAATATTCTCACACTTCCCAATAAGCGTTAACGTAAAGGGCGACGTAGTTGAAATAGCGAACTTCATCGGAGAAAAGGCCCCGAGGATAGCTAAAGTCCTTCCTGGCGTTAAGGTTCAAGTAAAGGGTCGAGATCTAATAGTTGAAGGGATAGATTTAGAGAAAGTAGCTCAAACTGCAGCAAATATAGAACTAGCCACTAAGATTAAGGACTTCGACAGAAGAGTGTTCAGCGATGGAATATACATCTATGAGAAGGAGGTGATTGAGAAATGA
- a CDS encoding energy-coupling factor ABC transporter ATP-binding protein, producing the protein MLIFENGEIGYKYPIIRDINVRVDSGEIVALVGPTGSGKTTLLMTLAGLLKPIKGRLEIDGLRWSKDRFRLKPLVGLTFQDPGAQLFNPTVYDEVAYSLRTLGMSEDEIRARVIETLRKFGIEHLTKERTLRLSLGQKRLVTIASIEVYKPKYVLLDEPTSFLDNESYWKVLKYIIQLREEGRSALIATHDPELIWISDKVLMIERSSIVEYNAKGNLTLEGLVRSKVVKPPSLLFLLEKCPSQERSLIDSLMEYTYEKLHKSP; encoded by the coding sequence ATGTTAATTTTCGAGAACGGTGAAATCGGCTACAAGTATCCTATAATTCGAGACATCAACGTGCGCGTAGATTCCGGTGAGATAGTTGCATTAGTTGGACCTACGGGCAGCGGTAAAACGACTCTACTAATGACTCTAGCCGGATTGCTCAAACCAATCAAAGGGAGATTAGAAATAGATGGACTAAGATGGAGCAAAGATAGGTTTCGATTAAAACCTCTCGTTGGGCTAACGTTCCAAGATCCTGGGGCGCAACTGTTTAACCCGACAGTGTACGATGAGGTTGCGTATTCGCTCAGGACGCTGGGAATGAGCGAAGACGAAATTAGAGCAAGAGTTATTGAAACGTTAAGGAAGTTTGGTATAGAACATCTTACAAAGGAGAGAACGTTAAGACTTAGCCTAGGTCAGAAAAGACTCGTTACTATTGCTAGTATCGAAGTATACAAGCCAAAGTACGTACTCTTAGACGAACCCACGAGTTTCTTGGATAACGAATCGTATTGGAAAGTATTGAAGTACATTATTCAGCTCAGAGAAGAAGGAAGGTCCGCTTTAATTGCAACTCACGATCCCGAGCTCATATGGATATCGGATAAGGTACTAATGATCGAGCGCTCTTCCATAGTGGAATACAATGCTAAAGGCAACTTAACTCTCGAGGGTTTAGTTAGAAGTAAAGTGGTGAAGCCTCCGTCTCTACTATTCTTACTAGAAAAGTGTCCTTCTCAAGAACGCAGTTTAATAGACTCGTTAATGGAATATACCTACGAGAAGCTTCATAAGAGTCCTTAA
- a CDS encoding PDGLE domain-containing protein, which yields MLKYVLRNRRLLQVVVIGLFVSPLFGVIGADLVGYHEPLDVAAEALHLKEMEFNWTPFSDYTVPGVPDAIGYIIAGIIGISVIFAVGYILAKTAEK from the coding sequence ATGTTAAAATACGTGTTAAGGAATAGGAGGCTGTTACAAGTAGTAGTAATAGGACTCTTTGTGAGTCCGCTTTTCGGTGTAATAGGTGCTGACCTAGTAGGATACCATGAACCGTTAGACGTAGCCGCAGAGGCGCTTCACTTAAAGGAAATGGAATTTAACTGGACCCCCTTCAGCGATTACACCGTACCGGGAGTTCCAGATGCTATAGGTTACATCATTGCCGGCATCATAGGAATCTCAGTAATATTCGCAGTGGGATACATATTAGCGAAAACTGCTGAGAAGTGA